In Streptomyces canus, one DNA window encodes the following:
- a CDS encoding phosphotransferase family protein, which translates to MPDADRTAAEQGEGGGTLVDSWEWARRVLEGAGLDPGRLAGLRPLSGGTYNTVEELLLTDGTRYVLKVPPAATVPGLRYERELLLSEAEFYRAAAVAEVAAPHVVALGEDTAVPHLLMTACPGEPWDGSVTEAERAPLRRELGRQVARLHTVTGPGFGYPSGALGPLAPDWRTAFTVMIEAILDDARDYGARLPRSVDQVASTLTAGFPALDEVTVPALVHFDLWDGNILLDRRADGELRIGGLIDGERMLWGDPLADFVSLALLGDIKKDEAFLEGYREEGGRAEFDVPARVRLALYRAYLYLIMLTETVPRAVDDERERWVQSAVAPELVAALDEIEALARVAGA; encoded by the coding sequence ATGCCCGACGCCGACCGGACGGCTGCCGAGCAGGGAGAAGGGGGCGGGACGTTGGTGGACTCCTGGGAATGGGCCCGACGGGTACTGGAGGGCGCGGGTCTCGACCCGGGCCGCCTGGCCGGGCTGCGGCCGCTGAGCGGCGGCACCTACAACACCGTCGAGGAGCTCCTTCTCACCGACGGCACCCGTTACGTGCTCAAGGTCCCGCCCGCGGCCACCGTTCCCGGCCTGCGCTACGAGCGTGAACTCCTGCTCTCCGAGGCGGAGTTCTATCGCGCCGCCGCCGTGGCCGAGGTGGCGGCGCCGCATGTCGTGGCCCTCGGCGAGGACACCGCGGTACCCCATCTGCTGATGACGGCGTGTCCCGGCGAGCCCTGGGACGGCTCGGTGACCGAAGCCGAACGGGCGCCCCTGCGCAGGGAGTTGGGCCGCCAGGTGGCCCGGCTGCACACCGTGACCGGACCGGGCTTCGGCTACCCCTCCGGTGCTCTCGGTCCGCTCGCGCCCGACTGGCGGACCGCGTTCACGGTCATGATCGAGGCCATCCTGGACGACGCCCGGGACTACGGAGCACGGCTGCCCCGCTCCGTCGACCAGGTGGCGAGCACACTGACGGCCGGCTTCCCCGCCCTCGACGAGGTCACGGTCCCGGCCCTGGTCCACTTCGACCTGTGGGACGGGAACATCCTGCTGGACCGCCGGGCGGACGGGGAGCTCCGTATCGGCGGGCTCATCGACGGGGAGCGGATGCTCTGGGGCGACCCCCTCGCCGACTTCGTCTCCCTGGCGCTGCTCGGGGACATCAAGAAGGACGAGGCGTTCCTCGAGGGCTACCGGGAGGAGGGCGGCCGGGCCGAGTTCGACGTGCCGGCCCGGGTGCGTCTGGCCCTCTACCGCGCCTACCTCTACCTGATCATGCTCACCGAGACCGTCCCGAGGGCGGTCGACGACGAGAGGGAACGCTGGGTCCAGTCGGCGGTGGCCCCGGAACTCGTCGCCGCCCTGGACGAGATCGAGGCCCTCGCCCGGGTCGCAGGAGCCTGA